The following coding sequences lie in one Burkholderia cepacia genomic window:
- a CDS encoding tetratricopeptide repeat protein has protein sequence MKPHRGRAQSAATLVATTVMGVALTLFAVPAAHAQKAPAVADGTPEIDASIAGKQWKQALAQLDARIASNPHDVQAQFKRGTVLARLNRDDDAIQQFVAITQAYPELPEPYNNLAALYAKHGRYDDARTALVTATQSNPSYSLAYENLGDLYLRLAAESYKRAQSLGRTSGATAQRLADLQKIVSPPKAASNARAATPATRDYTDRAAANVSTTTLPMSPTFQFSGPSGALAAPYVAPSQ, from the coding sequence ATGAAACCTCATCGCGGCCGCGCGCAGAGCGCTGCGACCCTCGTTGCGACCACCGTCATGGGCGTCGCGCTGACGCTGTTCGCGGTCCCCGCGGCGCATGCGCAGAAGGCCCCGGCCGTCGCCGACGGCACCCCCGAAATCGACGCGTCGATCGCCGGCAAGCAATGGAAGCAGGCGCTCGCGCAGCTCGACGCGCGCATCGCGTCGAACCCGCACGACGTGCAGGCGCAGTTCAAGCGCGGCACCGTGCTGGCCCGCCTGAACCGCGACGACGACGCGATCCAGCAGTTCGTCGCGATCACGCAGGCGTACCCCGAACTGCCCGAGCCGTACAACAACCTTGCGGCGCTTTACGCGAAGCATGGCCGCTACGACGACGCGCGCACCGCGCTCGTCACCGCGACGCAATCGAACCCGAGCTACTCGCTCGCGTACGAGAACCTCGGCGATCTCTACCTGCGCCTCGCGGCCGAGTCGTACAAGCGCGCGCAATCGCTCGGCCGCACGAGCGGCGCCACCGCGCAGCGCCTCGCCGATCTCCAGAAGATCGTGTCGCCGCCGAAAGCCGCGTCGAACGCACGCGCGGCGACGCCCGCCACGCGCGACTACACCGACCGCGCCGCCGCGAACGTGAGCACCACCACGCTGCCGATGTCGCCGACGTTCCAGTTCAGCGGTCCGTCGGGCGCACTGGCGGCGCCGTACGTCGCGCCGTCGCAATAA
- a CDS encoding RNA methyltransferase codes for METPQNTAAPSEPGAASSPPPSGGFTSTRFVLVEPSHPGNVGAAARALKTMGFSRLVLVAPRVPHVQSDPEAIAMASGADDVLASAHVVPTLGDALSGVHWSIALTARTREYGPPRLAPRAAAAQACAQVGTGDIALVFGNERTGLANEHVEQCSALAHIPANPAYSSLNLAQAVQVLAYELRVAFLEQAAEPLAQQSAEVGTLAQSDEIERMYVHLENALIALDFLDPRNPKKLMPRLRRLFARTGLEREEVNILRGVAKHILLKSGKPDGDA; via the coding sequence GTGGAAACTCCGCAGAACACCGCCGCGCCGTCCGAGCCGGGCGCGGCCTCGTCCCCGCCGCCGTCCGGCGGCTTCACGTCCACCCGCTTCGTGCTCGTCGAGCCGAGCCATCCCGGCAATGTCGGGGCGGCCGCCCGCGCGCTGAAGACGATGGGCTTTTCGCGTCTCGTACTGGTCGCGCCGCGCGTGCCGCACGTGCAGAGCGACCCCGAGGCGATCGCGATGGCCAGCGGCGCGGACGACGTCCTCGCGTCCGCGCATGTCGTGCCGACGCTCGGCGACGCGCTGTCCGGCGTTCACTGGTCGATCGCACTGACCGCGCGCACGCGCGAATACGGGCCGCCGCGCCTCGCGCCGCGTGCGGCCGCCGCGCAGGCGTGCGCACAGGTCGGCACGGGCGACATCGCGCTCGTGTTCGGCAACGAGCGCACGGGCCTCGCGAACGAGCATGTCGAGCAGTGCAGCGCGCTCGCGCACATTCCGGCGAACCCGGCCTACAGCTCGCTGAACCTTGCGCAGGCCGTGCAGGTGCTCGCGTACGAGTTGCGCGTCGCGTTTCTCGAGCAGGCGGCCGAGCCGTTGGCGCAACAGTCGGCCGAGGTCGGCACGCTCGCACAGAGCGACGAGATCGAGCGGATGTACGTCCACCTCGAGAACGCGCTGATCGCGCTCGATTTCCTCGATCCGCGCAATCCGAAGAAGCTGATGCCGCGGTTGCGGCGCCTGTTCGCGCGCACGGGCCTCGAGCGCGAGGAAGTCAACATCCTGCGCGGCGTCGCGAAGCACATCCTGCTGAAATCGGGCAAGCCCGACGGCGACGCGTAA
- a CDS encoding acetyl-CoA carboxylase carboxyltransferase subunit alpha, translating into MKTTFLDFEQPIAELEAKIEELRFVQDDSAVDISEEIERLSKKSQQLTKDLYANLSPWQVSQIARHPQRPYTLDYVAELFTDFHELHGDRAFSDDLSIVGGLARFGGHPCMVIGHQKGRDTKERAARNFGMPRPEGYRKAERLMRLAEKFGLPIFTFVDTPGAYPGIGAEERGQSEAIGHNLYVMAELKTPIITTVIGEGGSGGALAIAVADTVMMLQFSTYSVISPEGCASILWKSAAKAPEAAEALGLTAHRLKALGLIDKIINEPLGGAHRDPKGMAALLRRALADSLRQFQGMSIDAVRERRFERLMAYGKFKETTPGA; encoded by the coding sequence ATGAAGACCACGTTTCTGGATTTCGAACAGCCGATCGCCGAACTCGAGGCCAAGATCGAAGAGCTGCGATTCGTGCAGGACGACTCGGCTGTCGATATTTCGGAAGAAATCGAGCGGCTGTCGAAGAAAAGCCAGCAACTGACGAAAGACCTCTACGCGAACCTGTCGCCGTGGCAGGTTTCGCAGATCGCGCGGCATCCGCAGCGTCCGTACACGCTCGATTACGTCGCGGAACTGTTTACCGATTTTCACGAGCTGCATGGCGACCGCGCGTTCTCGGACGACCTGTCGATCGTCGGCGGCCTCGCGCGCTTCGGCGGTCATCCGTGCATGGTGATCGGTCACCAGAAGGGCCGCGACACGAAGGAGCGCGCCGCGCGCAACTTCGGGATGCCGCGTCCGGAAGGCTATCGCAAGGCCGAACGCCTGATGCGTCTCGCCGAAAAGTTCGGGCTGCCGATCTTCACGTTCGTCGACACGCCGGGCGCCTACCCGGGCATCGGCGCGGAAGAGCGTGGCCAGTCGGAAGCGATCGGCCACAACCTGTACGTGATGGCCGAGCTGAAGACGCCGATCATCACGACCGTGATCGGCGAGGGCGGTTCGGGCGGCGCGCTGGCGATCGCCGTGGCCGACACCGTGATGATGCTGCAGTTCTCGACCTACTCGGTGATCTCGCCGGAAGGCTGCGCGTCGATCCTGTGGAAGAGTGCCGCGAAGGCGCCGGAAGCCGCGGAAGCGCTGGGCCTGACCGCGCACCGCCTGAAGGCGCTCGGCCTGATCGACAAGATCATCAACGAGCCACTCGGCGGCGCGCATCGCGATCCGAAGGGCATGGCTGCACTGCTGCGCCGCGCGCTCGCCGATTCGCTGCGCCAGTTCCAGGGCATGAGCATCGATGCAGTGCGCGAGCGCCGCTTCGAACGCCTGATGGCCTACGGCAAGTTCAAGGAAACCACGCCCGGCGCATGA
- the cysS gene encoding cysteine--tRNA ligase, protein MESLRIYNTLARDKQVFVPRQSGEVRMYVCGITVYDYCHVGHARMLVVFDLVQRWLRAIGYRVTYVRNITDIDDKIIRRAVENGETIKSLTDRFIGAMHEDESALGIQRPDIEPRATQFIPQMLGMIETLETNGYAYQATDGDVNYSVRKFTNYGKLSGKSLDDLRAGERVAANDAKEDPLDFVLWKRAKPEDPEGASWGSKYGMGRPGWHIECSAMGCSLLGNHFDIHGGGQDLQFPHHENEIAQSEGATGETFVNYWMHNGFVQVDNEKMSKSLGNFFTIREVLERYDAEVMRFFIVRTHYRSPLNYSDVHLDDARASLTRLYTALKDVEADTLALDWNEPYAQRFAAAMNDDFNTPVAVATLFELAGEVNRTRDASLARQLKQLAGLLGLLGREPRAFLQQASGVAQAGAVAADEIEAKIAARVAAKQAKDYAEADRIRAELLEAGIALEDKPGGSTEWRRV, encoded by the coding sequence ATGGAATCACTGCGCATCTACAACACGCTCGCGCGTGACAAGCAAGTTTTCGTGCCGCGCCAGTCCGGCGAAGTGCGGATGTACGTATGCGGGATCACCGTCTACGACTATTGTCACGTGGGCCACGCGCGCATGCTGGTCGTGTTCGACCTCGTCCAGCGCTGGTTGCGTGCGATCGGTTACCGGGTCACGTATGTGCGCAACATCACCGACATCGACGACAAGATCATCCGCCGCGCGGTCGAGAACGGCGAGACGATCAAGTCGCTGACCGACCGGTTCATCGGCGCGATGCACGAGGACGAAAGTGCGCTCGGCATCCAGCGGCCCGACATCGAGCCGCGCGCGACGCAGTTCATCCCGCAGATGCTCGGCATGATCGAGACGCTCGAGACGAACGGCTACGCGTACCAGGCGACCGATGGCGACGTCAATTATTCGGTGCGCAAGTTCACGAACTACGGAAAGCTGTCGGGCAAGTCGCTCGACGATCTGCGCGCGGGCGAACGCGTCGCCGCGAACGACGCGAAGGAAGATCCGCTCGATTTCGTGCTGTGGAAGCGCGCGAAGCCGGAAGATCCGGAAGGCGCGTCGTGGGGATCGAAGTACGGGATGGGGCGCCCGGGCTGGCACATCGAGTGCTCGGCGATGGGCTGCTCGCTGCTCGGCAATCACTTCGACATCCACGGTGGCGGGCAGGATCTGCAATTTCCGCACCACGAGAACGAGATCGCGCAGAGCGAAGGCGCGACCGGCGAGACGTTCGTCAACTACTGGATGCACAACGGCTTCGTGCAGGTCGACAACGAGAAGATGTCGAAATCGCTCGGCAACTTCTTCACGATCCGCGAAGTGCTCGAGCGGTACGATGCGGAAGTCATGCGCTTCTTCATCGTGCGCACGCACTACCGGTCGCCGCTCAACTATAGCGACGTGCATCTCGACGACGCGCGTGCATCGCTCACGCGTCTGTATACGGCGCTGAAGGACGTCGAGGCCGACACGCTCGCGCTCGACTGGAACGAGCCGTACGCGCAGCGTTTCGCGGCCGCGATGAACGACGACTTCAACACGCCGGTCGCGGTGGCGACGCTGTTCGAGCTCGCGGGCGAAGTGAATCGCACGCGCGACGCGTCGCTCGCGCGGCAGCTGAAACAGCTGGCGGGCCTGCTCGGCCTGCTGGGCCGCGAGCCGCGCGCATTCCTGCAGCAGGCGTCCGGCGTCGCGCAGGCGGGCGCGGTCGCCGCCGACGAGATCGAAGCGAAGATCGCCGCGCGCGTCGCGGCGAAGCAAGCGAAGGACTATGCCGAAGCGGACCGGATCCGGGCGGAATTGCTCGAAGCCGGCATCGCACTTGAAGACAAACCGGGCGGATCGACCGAATGGCGTCGCGTATGA
- a CDS encoding aspartate kinase: MALIVHKYGGTSMGSVERIKNVAKRVAKWHQAGHQMVVVPSAMSGETNRLLGLAKEISSQPSPRELDMIASTGEQVSVGLLSIALQEIGVEAVSYAGWQVPIKTDSAFTKARIHSIDDERVKADLNAGKVVIITGFQGVDPDGHITTLGRGGSDTSAVAVAAALDAAECLIYTDVDGVYTTDPRVVEEARRLERVTFEEMLEMASLGSKVLQIRSVEFAGKYQVKTRVLSSLTDPLIALDEEMRSGTLITFEEDETMEKAVISGIAFQRDEARIAVMGVPDKPGIAYQILGPVADANVDVDMIIQNQSVEGKTDFTFTVGRGDYQKAMDILTNQVKGHVSAERVQGDPKVSKVSVVGVGMRSHVGVASKMFRTLSEEGINIQMISTSEIKISVLIDEKYMELAVRALHKAFELDQAS, encoded by the coding sequence ATGGCACTCATCGTACACAAATACGGCGGCACCTCGATGGGCTCGGTCGAGCGCATCAAGAACGTCGCGAAACGCGTCGCAAAATGGCATCAGGCCGGGCACCAGATGGTGGTCGTGCCTTCGGCGATGTCCGGCGAAACCAACCGTCTGCTCGGTCTTGCGAAAGAGATTTCGAGCCAGCCGAGCCCGCGTGAGCTCGACATGATCGCGTCGACCGGCGAGCAGGTCAGCGTCGGCCTGCTGTCGATCGCGCTCCAGGAAATCGGCGTCGAGGCCGTGAGCTACGCCGGCTGGCAAGTGCCGATCAAGACCGACAGCGCGTTCACGAAAGCGCGCATCCACTCGATCGACGACGAGCGCGTGAAGGCCGATCTGAACGCAGGCAAGGTCGTGATCATCACGGGCTTCCAGGGCGTCGATCCCGACGGTCACATCACGACGCTGGGCCGTGGCGGCTCCGATACGTCGGCGGTGGCGGTCGCGGCTGCGCTCGATGCGGCAGAGTGCCTGATCTACACGGACGTCGACGGCGTCTACACGACCGACCCGCGTGTCGTCGAAGAGGCGCGCCGCCTCGAACGCGTGACGTTCGAAGAGATGCTGGAAATGGCCAGCCTCGGCTCGAAGGTCCTGCAGATCCGCTCGGTCGAATTCGCCGGCAAATACCAGGTGAAGACGCGTGTGCTGTCGAGCCTGACCGATCCGCTGATTGCGCTCGACGAAGAAATGCGCTCTGGCACCCTGATTACTTTTGAAGAAGACGAGACCATGGAAAAGGCAGTCATTTCCGGCATCGCGTTCCAGCGCGACGAAGCACGCATTGCTGTGATGGGCGTGCCCGACAAGCCGGGCATCGCATATCAGATCCTCGGCCCGGTCGCTGACGCGAACGTCGACGTCGACATGATCATCCAGAACCAGAGCGTCGAAGGCAAAACCGACTTCACGTTCACGGTCGGTCGCGGCGATTACCAGAAGGCGATGGACATTCTCACCAACCAGGTGAAGGGCCATGTCAGCGCCGAGCGCGTGCAGGGCGACCCGAAGGTGTCGAAGGTGTCGGTCGTCGGCGTCGGCATGCGTTCGCACGTGGGCGTCGCGAGCAAGATGTTCCGCACGCTGTCGGAAGAGGGCATCAACATCCAGATGATCTCGACGTCCGAAATCAAGATTTCGGTGCTGATCGACGAGAAATACATGGAGCTGGCTGTCCGCGCGTTGCACAAGGCATTCGAACTCGATCAGGCATCGTGA
- a CDS encoding peptidylprolyl isomerase — protein MVELHTNHGVIKLELDAEKAPKTVENFLNYVKKGHYDGTVFHRVINGFMIQGGGFEPGLKQKPTDAPIDNEANNGLKNDNYTVAMARTNDPHSATAQFFINVNDNDFLNHSSPTPQGWGYAVFGKVVEGQDVVDKIKGVKTGNAGFHQDVPADDVVIEKAVVV, from the coding sequence ATGGTTGAACTGCATACGAACCACGGCGTGATCAAGCTCGAGCTCGACGCCGAGAAGGCACCGAAGACGGTCGAGAACTTCCTGAACTACGTGAAGAAGGGCCACTACGACGGCACCGTGTTCCATCGCGTGATCAACGGCTTCATGATCCAGGGCGGCGGCTTCGAGCCGGGCCTGAAGCAGAAGCCGACCGACGCGCCGATCGACAACGAGGCGAACAACGGCCTGAAGAACGACAACTACACGGTCGCGATGGCACGCACGAACGATCCGCACTCGGCCACCGCCCAGTTCTTCATCAACGTGAACGACAACGACTTCCTGAACCACTCGTCGCCGACGCCGCAGGGCTGGGGCTACGCGGTGTTCGGCAAGGTCGTCGAAGGCCAGGACGTGGTCGACAAGATCAAGGGCGTCAAGACGGGCAACGCTGGTTTCCACCAGGACGTGCCGGCCGACGACGTCGTGATCGAAAAGGCCGTCGTGGTCTGA
- a CDS encoding peptidylprolyl isomerase: MKRLLLALGGAALLATATAPAFAQSATAHPVVQLKTSQGDIRVELYPEKAPKSVANFLDYVKAGQYNGTIFHRVIKGFMIQGGGYKTNFEEKPTRAPIPLESRNGLKNLTGTIAMARTSDPNSATAQFFINTVDNSGLDYPNPDGNGYAVFGKVVSGLDVVKKIEGVATTSRGPMQDVPAQPIVIESASIVSK, from the coding sequence ATGAAACGTCTGTTGCTGGCGCTTGGCGGCGCCGCCCTTCTCGCGACCGCGACCGCACCTGCGTTCGCGCAATCGGCTACCGCGCACCCCGTCGTGCAGCTGAAGACCTCGCAGGGCGACATCCGCGTCGAGCTCTACCCGGAGAAGGCACCGAAGTCGGTCGCCAACTTCCTCGATTACGTGAAGGCCGGCCAGTACAACGGCACGATCTTCCATCGCGTGATCAAGGGCTTCATGATCCAGGGCGGCGGCTACAAGACCAACTTCGAGGAGAAGCCGACCCGCGCGCCGATCCCGCTGGAGAGCCGCAATGGTCTGAAGAACCTGACGGGCACGATCGCGATGGCGCGCACGAGCGATCCGAACTCCGCCACCGCGCAGTTCTTCATCAACACGGTCGACAACAGCGGCCTCGACTACCCGAACCCGGACGGCAACGGCTATGCGGTGTTCGGCAAGGTCGTGTCGGGCCTCGATGTCGTGAAGAAGATCGAAGGCGTCGCGACGACCTCGCGCGGCCCGATGCAGGACGTGCCGGCACAACCGATCGTGATCGAATCGGCCAGCATCGTCTCGAAGTAA
- a CDS encoding DNA-3-methyladenine glycosylase family protein, translating into MATARKAPVRRATAVAARPAARRVPAAKADATRAAPNGALNGHAQPAAAQPAADAARKTRASEVDGEEVVVRPAYWDKACADLVKRDRILKKLIPKFGPAHLVKRGDPFVTLARSVVGQQISVPSAQSLWARIEDACPKLAPQPVIRLGADKLIACGLSKRKTEYILDLAQHFVSGALHVDKWTSMDDEDVIAELTQIRGISRWTAEMFLIFNLSRPDVLPLDDPGLIRAISVNYFSGEPVTRSEAREVAANWEPWRTVATWYMWRSLDAPDTDA; encoded by the coding sequence ATGGCAACGGCTAGAAAAGCGCCGGTCAGGCGCGCGACCGCGGTCGCCGCGCGTCCGGCAGCCAGGCGCGTGCCGGCGGCGAAGGCGGACGCGACGCGTGCCGCGCCGAACGGCGCGCTGAACGGTCATGCGCAGCCGGCGGCGGCGCAACCGGCCGCCGACGCGGCCCGCAAGACCCGTGCGTCCGAAGTGGACGGCGAGGAGGTCGTCGTGCGTCCTGCCTACTGGGACAAGGCCTGCGCCGACCTCGTCAAGCGCGACCGCATCCTGAAGAAACTGATTCCGAAGTTCGGTCCCGCGCATCTCGTGAAGCGCGGCGACCCGTTCGTCACGCTCGCGCGCTCGGTCGTCGGCCAGCAGATTTCGGTGCCGTCCGCGCAGTCGCTGTGGGCGCGCATCGAGGACGCGTGCCCGAAGCTCGCGCCGCAGCCGGTGATCCGGCTCGGCGCGGACAAGCTGATCGCGTGCGGGCTGTCGAAACGCAAGACGGAATACATCCTCGATCTTGCGCAGCATTTCGTATCGGGCGCGTTGCACGTCGACAAATGGACGTCGATGGACGACGAGGACGTGATCGCGGAACTCACGCAGATCCGCGGCATCAGCCGCTGGACGGCCGAGATGTTCCTGATCTTCAACCTGTCGCGGCCGGACGTGCTGCCGCTCGACGACCCGGGCCTGATCCGCGCGATCAGCGTCAATTATTTCAGCGGGGAACCCGTCACGCGCAGCGAGGCGCGTGAAGTCGCAGCCAACTGGGAGCCGTGGCGCACCGTCGCGACCTGGTACATGTGGCGCAGCCTCGATGCGCCCGACACCGACGCCTGA
- a CDS encoding UDP-2,3-diacylglucosamine diphosphatase, whose amino-acid sequence MLQESPPRSVSAGVPGEREYAQAARPFLFLSDLHLSEAIPKTVAAFEHFVKYTADSADSVFILGDLFEYWIGDDILDDDPFAARMAALMHTFSERGIALYVMHGNRDFLLGRRFMKAAGAMLLPDPSLIMAFGQRIVLAHGDAQCTADRGYQVFRRFARNRVVQWLFLAWPFRWRRALAQRMRSNSETGRMRPASAIYDVTREGVAALFRKSRASVIIHGHTHRPARHLEPGGIRWVLPDWDLDHGAPRGGYLRVDAEGIHAMPLD is encoded by the coding sequence ATGTTGCAGGAGAGTCCGCCGCGAAGCGTCTCCGCGGGCGTGCCAGGCGAGCGCGAGTACGCGCAAGCCGCACGCCCGTTCCTGTTTCTCTCCGATCTGCATCTGAGCGAAGCGATTCCGAAGACGGTCGCCGCGTTCGAGCATTTCGTGAAATACACCGCCGACAGCGCCGACTCGGTGTTCATCCTCGGTGATCTTTTCGAATACTGGATCGGCGACGACATCCTCGACGACGATCCGTTCGCGGCCCGCATGGCCGCGCTGATGCACACGTTCTCCGAGCGCGGGATCGCGCTCTACGTGATGCACGGCAATCGCGATTTCCTGCTCGGCCGGCGCTTCATGAAGGCAGCCGGCGCAATGCTGCTGCCCGACCCGTCGCTGATCATGGCGTTCGGCCAGCGCATCGTGCTCGCGCACGGCGACGCGCAATGCACGGCCGACCGCGGCTACCAGGTGTTCCGTCGCTTCGCGCGCAACCGCGTCGTGCAATGGCTGTTTCTCGCGTGGCCGTTCCGCTGGCGCCGCGCGCTCGCGCAGCGCATGCGCTCGAACAGCGAAACGGGCCGGATGCGCCCTGCTTCGGCCATCTACGATGTCACGCGTGAAGGCGTGGCCGCCCTGTTCCGCAAGAGCCGCGCGAGCGTGATCATTCACGGCCACACGCATCGCCCCGCGCGCCACCTGGAACCGGGCGGCATCCGCTGGGTGCTGCCCGACTGGGATCTCGATCACGGCGCACCGCGCGGCGGCTACCTGCGCGTCGACGCGGAAGGCATCCACGCGATGCCGCTCGACTGA
- the tilS gene encoding tRNA lysidine(34) synthetase TilS, whose protein sequence is MIPPTEFSADRVVLDAVGVALSGMPADACIAIAYSGGLDSTVLLDAAVRVAGASRCVALHVHHGLSANADAWVAHAEAQAARLGVAFESMRVDVPRDSGLGIEATARERRYAALDAMCERHGAATLWLAQHADDQAETVLLQLLRGAGIAGLAAMAPRYRPDGVSVERVRPLLRLLRVQLERYAEQHALAWIDDESNGDTRYARNALRIDVLPALAVHFPGFRDALGRAAQHAAAAQRLLDDLAELDFAAAARDDGHALSRDALVAFDDTRGANLLRFWMRRLGLPGASAARLANMMRQLRAAHDAHALRVDHAGQCLRLYRDVVYWEAGDSSEPADDGTGSPHPEAALAWDGQEVWHLPGWRGTYVFAQAEAGSADAVPEALLRSVRLAVRARAGGERMRTSPGGPGRTLKNLFQERGVPAWQRDVPLLFADERLIYVPRLGINRDADLFDREAAGDGAWRRIEWRPDLLIA, encoded by the coding sequence GTGATCCCGCCGACCGAATTCTCCGCCGACCGTGTCGTCCTCGACGCGGTCGGCGTTGCGCTTTCCGGCATGCCGGCCGATGCGTGCATCGCGATCGCCTACAGCGGCGGCCTCGACTCGACCGTGCTGCTCGATGCGGCCGTGCGTGTCGCGGGCGCGTCCCGTTGCGTCGCGCTGCACGTGCATCACGGCCTGAGTGCGAACGCCGATGCGTGGGTCGCGCATGCCGAAGCGCAAGCCGCGCGACTCGGTGTCGCATTCGAATCGATGCGTGTCGACGTGCCGCGCGACAGCGGCCTCGGCATCGAGGCGACGGCGCGCGAGCGTCGCTATGCGGCGCTCGACGCGATGTGCGAACGCCACGGCGCAGCCACGCTATGGCTCGCGCAGCATGCGGACGACCAGGCCGAGACCGTGCTGCTGCAATTGCTGCGCGGCGCGGGCATCGCCGGGCTCGCCGCGATGGCGCCGCGCTATCGCCCGGACGGTGTGAGCGTCGAGCGTGTGCGGCCGTTGCTGCGATTGTTGCGTGTGCAACTTGAGCGCTATGCGGAGCAGCACGCGCTCGCGTGGATCGACGACGAATCGAACGGCGACACGCGCTATGCGCGCAATGCGCTGCGCATCGACGTGCTGCCGGCGCTGGCCGTGCATTTCCCCGGGTTTCGTGACGCACTCGGCCGCGCGGCCCAGCATGCGGCCGCCGCGCAGCGGCTGCTCGACGATCTGGCTGAACTGGATTTCGCCGCCGCCGCGCGCGACGACGGGCATGCGCTGTCGCGCGACGCGCTGGTCGCGTTCGACGACACGCGCGGCGCGAACCTGCTGCGCTTCTGGATGCGCCGGCTCGGCTTGCCGGGCGCGTCGGCCGCGCGGCTCGCCAACATGATGCGGCAACTGCGCGCCGCGCATGACGCCCACGCGCTGCGTGTCGATCATGCGGGGCAGTGCCTGCGGCTCTATCGCGATGTCGTCTACTGGGAAGCGGGCGACAGCAGCGAACCAGCCGACGACGGCACGGGCTCGCCGCACCCCGAAGCGGCGCTCGCGTGGGATGGGCAGGAGGTGTGGCACCTGCCGGGCTGGCGCGGCACATACGTGTTCGCGCAAGCCGAGGCGGGGAGTGCCGATGCCGTGCCGGAGGCGCTGCTGCGCAGCGTGCGGCTTGCGGTACGCGCCCGCGCGGGCGGCGAGCGGATGCGCACGTCGCCGGGCGGGCCGGGCCGCACGCTGAAGAACCTGTTCCAGGAGCGCGGCGTACCGGCCTGGCAGCGCGACGTGCCGCTCTTGTTCGCGGACGAGCGGCTGATCTACGTGCCGCGGCTCGGCATCAATCGCGATGCTGACCTGTTCGACCGCGAGGCGGCCGGCGACGGCGCCTGGCGCCGGATCGAATGGCGTCCCGACCTGCTGATCGCGTAA
- the cysE gene encoding serine O-acetyltransferase, with amino-acid sequence MRAGLFPDHIMFTRLREDVATIRERDPAARSAWEVLTCYPGLHALVLHRFAHACWRAKRYWLARFASQAGRFLTGIEIHPGATIGRRVFIDHGMGVVIGETAIIGDDCTIYQGVTLGGTSLTRGAKRHPTLEAGVIVGAGAKVLGSFTVGAGAKIGSNAVVVKPVPPGGTAVGNPARVVMPAQPKPQPERAAFCAYGITPNADDPMSLAIHGLIDHAAKESRRVDEIVAALEQLGTHLETLQGADAARLDLRRLSAVLEGKTVERQM; translated from the coding sequence ATGCGCGCCGGCCTTTTCCCAGACCACATCATGTTCACGAGACTGCGCGAAGACGTTGCAACGATTCGCGAGCGGGATCCCGCCGCTCGCAGTGCATGGGAAGTGCTGACCTGTTATCCGGGGTTGCATGCACTCGTGCTGCATCGTTTCGCGCACGCATGCTGGCGCGCGAAGCGCTACTGGCTCGCACGTTTCGCGTCGCAGGCCGGCCGGTTCCTGACGGGGATCGAAATCCATCCCGGTGCGACGATCGGCAGGCGTGTGTTCATCGACCACGGCATGGGTGTCGTGATCGGCGAGACGGCGATTATCGGCGACGACTGCACGATCTATCAGGGCGTGACGCTGGGCGGCACGTCGCTCACGCGCGGCGCGAAGCGCCACCCGACGCTCGAAGCCGGCGTGATCGTCGGCGCGGGTGCGAAGGTGCTTGGCAGTTTCACGGTCGGGGCGGGAGCGAAGATCGGCTCGAACGCGGTCGTCGTGAAGCCGGTGCCGCCAGGCGGCACGGCGGTCGGCAATCCGGCGCGCGTCGTGATGCCGGCGCAGCCGAAGCCGCAGCCCGAGCGTGCGGCATTCTGCGCGTACGGGATCACGCCGAACGCCGACGATCCGATGTCGCTCGCGATCCACGGCCTGATCGATCACGCGGCGAAGGAAAGCCGTCGTGTCGACGAGATCGTCGCGGCGCTCGAACAGCTCGGGACGCATCTGGAAACGCTGCAGGGCGCCGATGCGGCGCGCCTCGACCTGCGCAGGCTGTCGGCGGTGCTGGAGGGAAAGACGGTCGAGCGCCAGATGTAA